From one Tsukamurella tyrosinosolvens genomic stretch:
- a CDS encoding NAD(P)-dependent oxidoreductase: MRITVFGASGYSGGHIATEALNRGIEVVGVARDVAKVPAGATAEAGDVTDPAFVARAVEGAAVIVSALPTAAPSDTGTELRTALEALVAAARSTGARLGVVGGAGSLLVAEDGPKLVDTPSFPDAVKPIAQEHDRALDYLRTIDDVDWFYLSPAASYGSFNPGEKRGTHRVGGDVLLTDADGNSEISGADYATAFVDEVLTPAHERERFSVAY; this comes from the coding sequence GTGAGGATCACCGTCTTCGGAGCCTCCGGATACTCCGGCGGCCACATCGCTACTGAAGCGCTGAACCGCGGCATCGAGGTCGTCGGCGTCGCCCGCGACGTCGCGAAGGTCCCGGCCGGCGCCACCGCCGAGGCCGGCGACGTGACGGATCCGGCCTTCGTGGCCCGCGCCGTCGAGGGCGCCGCCGTCATCGTCTCCGCCCTGCCGACCGCGGCACCGTCGGACACCGGCACCGAGCTGCGCACCGCCCTGGAGGCGCTGGTCGCCGCCGCGCGCTCCACCGGCGCCCGCCTGGGCGTCGTGGGCGGCGCGGGCAGCCTGCTGGTCGCGGAGGACGGACCCAAGCTGGTCGACACCCCGTCGTTCCCCGACGCGGTCAAGCCGATCGCCCAGGAGCACGACCGCGCGCTGGACTACCTGCGCACGATCGACGACGTGGACTGGTTCTACCTGAGCCCCGCCGCGAGCTACGGCTCCTTCAACCCCGGCGAGAAGCGCGGCACCCACCGCGTGGGCGGCGACGTGCTGCTCACCGACGCCGACGGCAACTCCGAGATCTCCGGCGCCGACTACGCGACCGCGTTCGTCGACGAGGTCCTCACCCCCGCGCACGAGCGGGAGCGGTTCTCGGTCGCCTACTGA
- a CDS encoding lysophospholipid acyltransferase family protein has translation MARREPVYEVVQVLARSILGAQGLRVQWRGLENIPTEGGVLLAVNHTSYVDFLEAGLAARRAGRWPRYMLKAELKKIRVMAFLIKHCGAIGVDREHGAESYHEAVAALEAGEAVIVYPEATISRSFELKEFKSGAARMSIEADVPIVPLIVWGTQRIWSKGTQRRIGRHRFPVVVEAGPAIRPDGDDPVALTARLRAAMGETLLAAQRGFPAPAGEDWVPARLGGGAPPPEEALRLEQEEFALRKAKREAKRHANGG, from the coding sequence ATGGCGCGGCGTGAACCCGTCTACGAGGTCGTCCAGGTACTGGCGAGGAGCATCCTGGGCGCGCAGGGCCTGCGGGTGCAATGGCGCGGGCTGGAGAACATCCCGACCGAGGGCGGCGTCCTCCTGGCGGTCAACCACACGAGCTACGTCGACTTCCTCGAAGCCGGCCTGGCCGCCCGCCGCGCCGGGCGATGGCCCCGCTACATGCTCAAGGCCGAGCTCAAGAAGATCAGGGTCATGGCCTTCCTCATCAAGCACTGCGGCGCCATCGGCGTCGACCGCGAACACGGCGCCGAGAGCTACCACGAGGCCGTCGCCGCACTGGAGGCCGGCGAGGCCGTGATCGTCTATCCCGAGGCCACCATCAGCCGCAGCTTCGAGCTCAAGGAGTTCAAGTCCGGTGCGGCTCGCATGTCCATCGAGGCCGACGTGCCGATCGTCCCTCTCATCGTCTGGGGCACCCAGCGCATCTGGTCCAAGGGCACGCAGCGCCGTATCGGCCGGCACCGGTTCCCGGTCGTCGTGGAGGCCGGTCCGGCCATCCGGCCCGACGGTGACGACCCCGTCGCCCTGACCGCCCGGCTGCGCGCCGCCATGGGGGAGACGCTCCTCGCCGCGCAGCGCGGATTCCCCGCTCCCGCAGGGGAGGACTGGGTGCCGGCGCGGCTCGGGGGCGGCGCCCCTCCGCCCGAGGAGGCGCTCCGGCTCGAACAGGAGGAGTTCGCCCTCCGGAAGGCCAAGCGCGAGGCGAAGCGACACGCCAACGGCGGTTGA